One window of Salvelinus fontinalis isolate EN_2023a chromosome 19, ASM2944872v1, whole genome shotgun sequence genomic DNA carries:
- the LOC129816959 gene encoding uncharacterized protein LOC129816959 encodes MAEEALGKTVKELKQERTLAKSAFTKQANFLSRGAKHMTKSELREEFKKLTSEARKVSETNDEYRAGLLADIEAETDEGEEADLSKQQQTELEKTFQECEVRLDEVRGMIQSNLWPRYGEDEVKSAIKEAETACDGVTQIPVMAVNRDGFELRWDGAKAQVQDAITSLAEWEMWIPVAEKERLEARVKDLKAFRNNLEARRAGFLTAQRIAEEDKDRGRVLQMPMPAPQPTLRIKPTCLPKFSGYKRNFHRWRRDWESLQKQGEPTGSVEVKKIQLIDSVDERMCRDLRLSTYNTAEDMFRVLENRYGNKSTIALEIIEDLEKIPALRANQPRKVIDMIQTIEKALDDLTELGGTGAINNPLVIRSIESKLPDNIKRDWLVFMVNPRNNVTPDNHFENLLKFLKTQEEILEKLEQLGGSEKPEKKYACVERRYASTRSTRKGGCVVCGDEKHREKIFFCKRFKELKPVEKLDAVEKLGACKRCLVCHGEDDECKDTYLCRKRDCKKDHHFFLCLKGDFKRSDSDRRQSNVRRYTLTEEQEELVSKLSPEMAEKFKKAFTNATAKTNCVENNQLGVTESSAVEELPVILMLLKVTANAGQRIGTLIDLASDTNYITHRAARRLNLRSENITLVVHGVGGMAMKVRTRRYLLRVRVKTPIGTERAHELICYGLNEIANVHRVIKPEQLKKFFPEVNLGDLSRPENIELLISHREGRLAPQRVKVIGDLVLWEGPLGKTVGGAHPDLFEEVDIAAHRSETHFARSMKATAVKYQEIAKLFTAETKGTVAHREFLDWWKWDSIGAACDPKCGGCRCGNCQPGGKEMTLSEERELEIIRKGLTYIKADAHSDEPHWDTKYPWIQDPSSLPDNRSGVEATFLRTEKQLKKEPEWRIAYTAQVHEMVERRAAKKLTKELIASWKGPVWYVSHLVAANPHSLTTPVRLVWNSSQKFRGVSMNDLLLKGPDVLNPIRAVLLRFRRGVNAALGDIKKMYNSVWLEDLEMHLHRFLWRDTEEEEIEEYAITRVNIGDRPAGCIAQLAMRETSKLPMFAHLEEERRILEEDTYVDDILTSHNDLQKLDQNTKSVEEILKAGGFVLKPWVRSDQSGRQEIVPEEQGAQSSTALILPNQMREGYNKALGVGYLVEEDRLYLMTSINFSKRKGKMRVGQNLLDEEVRGKTPNPLTRRELLSQVASLYDPIGLVTPAKQKGAILVRKAFQEAGGKTLNRDTWDKPLSENLREEAIQFFEEYTRLGQITFHRSLTPANWIGKPWGITFSDGSDKSYGAVVYLRWETQQGIKVRLVESKAKLTPLDQKGEPVKAEICGAVYAARLRKVGEIQKSTSIEDWWWIPGSLNSADIITRGAAPEDLQEYSMWQDGPAFLRKPVKEWPHKSAKEIAAYAKEGINKLRRKAFSAALTRAQVKRNQSDAQQNNPDEPKTRIRRSPAGSAVTKLIDIRKFSNLTRLIRVIAWVWRAATRWKEMLTKNSASDKPKWEDALSTNWRYRAKQAVLTVGECEDALRDLFLAAQEGITFQDTTLNRLAVYRDKETGLLVCGGRFQIFDEEETAVPILPYEAWISTLLAQEAHGANHEEIAGTLLRMRKKAWVIKGRKLAKKRVDNCVVCRKARARKCQQIMSDLPSERITPARPFEYTTVDLFGPYEVKDEVKKKTKLKVWGIVFCCMVSRAMHTDVVSDQSTEGFLLAYQRFTALRGHPKKLWSDPGKNFVGARPALKELYIFLDQLDKSELENEASKHGTEWSWKIHPADSPHRNGAAEAAVRTVKRALHNLGGEGLFTWTEFQTFLYTAANLANERPIDARTQSREDCIEYISPNSLLLGRIGPRGDLGCFDFERYPYKRLRAIQTEVDRFWRKWSQLAGPNLFVRSKWHTTHRNVAVGDVVWLADQNAWRGHYKLARVISVNIDKKGIVRDVHVRTFPSYPVPTVKPAQEKSKTLSTKIPATVLHRDVRRIIVILPVEEGRA; translated from the exons ATGGCGGAGGAAGCTCTTGGGAAAACAGTGAAGGAGCTGAAGCAAGAAAGAACTTTGGCAAAGAGTGCTTTTACCAAGCAAGCAAACTTCCTTAGCAGAGGTGCAAAACACATGACTAAGAGCGAACTGCGAGAGGAGTTCAAGAAGCTCACGTCGGAGGCAAGGAAGGTCAGTGAGACAAATGATGAATACAGGGCTGGACTTCTGGCAGACATTGAAGCTGAAACCGATGAGGGTGAAGAAGCTGACCTGAGCAAGCAGCAGCAGACTGAACTTGAGAAGACATTCCAAGAATGCGAAGTACGATTGGATGAGGTCAGGGGGATGATCCAGTCCAACCTATGGCCTAGATACGGGGAGGACGAGGTGAAGTCTGCAATCAAAGAAGCTGAGACCGCCTGTGATGGAGTTACTCAAATACCTGTTATGGCTGTAAATAGAGATGGCTTCGAGCTACGGTGGGATGGTGCGAAGGCACAAGTCCAAGATGCAATCACAAGCCTAGCAGAGTGGGAGATGTGGATTCCAGTAGCAGAAAAAGAACGGCTGGAAGccagagtaaaggatctgaaagcATTCAGAAACAACCTTGAAGCAAGGAGGGCAGGATTTCTCACAGCGCAAAGAATTGCGGAAGAGgataaagacagagggagagtgctGCAGATGCCCATGCCAGCTCCACAGCCGACACTGAGAATAAAACCAACCTGTTTACCCAAGTTCAGTGGGTATAAAAGGAATTTCCATCgatggaggagagactgggagagtctACAGAAGCAGGGGGAACCAACAGGCTCAGTCGAAGTAAAGAAAATCCAACTCATTGACAGTGTAGATGAGAGAATGTGCAGAGACCTCCGTTTGTCTACTTACAATACTGCTGAGGACATGTTCAGGGTGCTTGAGAACAGGTATGGAAACAAGTCTACAATTGCCTTGGAGATAATTGAGGATCTGGAGAAAATTCCTGCTTTAAGAGCAAATCAGCCAAGGAAAGTTATCGACATGATCCAAACTATAGAGAAGGCACTGGATGATCTCACAGAGCTTGGAGGCACAGGAGCCATCAACAACCCTCTAGTGATTAGATCCATAGAAAGCAAGTTACCTGACAACATCAAGCGGGATTGGCTTGTCTTCATGGTTAACCCGAGGAATAATGTCACGCCGGACAATCACTTTGAAAACCTTCTTAAATTCCTGAAAACACAGGAGGAAATTCTTGAAAAATTAGAGCAGCTGGGAGGGAGTGAAAAGCCAGAGAAGAAATATGCTTGTGTGGAGAGGAGATATGCGTCCACACGTTCCACAAGGAAAGGCGGCTGTGTTGTCTGTGGAGATGAAAAGCATAGAGAAAAGATCTTCTTTTGCAAGCGTTTCAAAGAGCTGAAGCCGGTGGAAAAGTTGGATGCTGTAGAAAAGCTGGGGGCCTGCAAGAGGTGCTTGGTCTGTCATGGAGAAGATGATGAATGCAAAGACACTTACCTGTGCAGGAAAAGAGACTGTAAGAAAGACCatcatttctttctttgtctGAAGGGAGATTTCAAGAGAAGTGACTCAGACAGAAGACAATCCAATGTGAGAAGGTATACGCttacagaggagcaggaggaattgGTATCTAAGCTCTCCCCAGAGATGGCAGAGAAATTCAAGAAAGCATTCACCAACGCCACTGCGAAAACAAACTGTGTCGAAAATAATCAGCTGGGAGTGACTGAGTCAAGTGCAGTAGAAGAATTGCCAGTTATTCTAATGTTGCTCAAGGTAACTGCCAATGCAGGACAAAGAATTGGAACCCTGATCGACTTGGCATCGGACACaaactacatcactcacagagctgCCAGAAGATTAAATCTTCGAAGTGAAAACATCACTTTAGTCGTTCATGGAGTCGGAGGAATGGCCATGAAGGTTAGAACCAGAAGATATCTCCTCAGAGTGAGGGTCAAAACGCCCATAGGCACGGAAAGAGCTCATGAGCTTATCTGCTATGGTTTGAATGAAATTGCCAACGTCCACAGAGTCATCAAACCTGAGCAACTCAAGAAGTTCTTCCCAGAAGTCAATCTAGGAGATCTGAGTAGACCAGAGAATATTGAGCTACTGATAAGCCACCGCGAAGGAAGACTTGCTCCGCAAAGAGTGAAGGTGATTGGAGACCTTGTCTTGTGGGAAGGCCCGCTAGGAAAGACTGTTGGTGGAGCACATCCAGATCTGTTTGAAGAAGTGGATATAGCCGCACACAGGTCTGAAACACACTTTGCTCGATCCATGAAAGCAACTGCTGTCAAATATCAAGAGATAGCTAAGCTGTTCACAGCTGAAACCAAAGGAACAGTTGCTCACAGAGAGTTCTTGGATTGGTGGAAGTGGGACAGCATTGGAGCAGCTTGCGACCCAAAGTGTGGAGGATGCCGGTGCGGCAACTGTCAACCAGGAGGCAAAGAAATGACtctgagtgaggaaagagagctgGAGATCATAAGGAAAGGCCTCACCTACATCAAAGCAGATGCTCACAGTGATGAACCCCACTGGGACACAAAATACCCCTGGATTCAAGATCCAAGTTCCCTTCCTGACAATAGGAGTGGGGTGGAAGCCACCTTCTTGAGAACAGAAAAGCAACTCAAAAAAGAGCCAGAGTGGAGAATAGCATACACAGCTCAAGTCCATGAAATGGTCGAGAGAAGAGCAGCGAAGAAACTCACCAAAGAGCTCATTGCCAGCTGGAAGGGGCCAGTATGGTATGTCAGCCACTTGGTGGCAGCAAACCCGCACTCTCTCACAACACCTGTGAGACTGGTATGGAACAGCAGCCAGAAGTTTAGAGGGGTCAGCATGAATGACCTTCTGCTGAAAGGGCCTGATGTCCTCAATCCCATCCGAGCAGTACTACTCAGGTTCAGGAGAGGCGTCAATGCTGCCCTCGGCGACATTAAGAAAATGTACAATTCTGTGTGGTTGGAAGACCTGGAGATGCACCTCCACAGATTTCTCTGGagagacactgaggaggaagagattgAAGAGTATGCGATCACCAGAGTCAATATTGGCGATCGACCAGCAGGGTGCATTGCGCAATTGGCTATGAGAGAGACAAGCAAACTGCCCATGTTTGCTCACCTGGAGGAGGAACGTAGGATCCTTGAAGAGGATACCTATGTCGATGACATCCTGACTTCCCATAATGACTTGCAAAAGCTGGACCAGAACACCAAAAGTGTTGAAGAGATCCTGAAGGCAGGCGGCTTCGTCCTCAAGCCCTGGGTCCGGTCAGATCAAAGTGGGAGGCAGGAGATCGTACCAGAAGAACAAGGAGCGCAGTCAAGCACAGCACTCATTCTCCCAAACCAAATGAGGGAAGGATACAATAAAGCCCTTGGAGTTGGATACCTTGTTGAGGAGGATAGACTGTACCTCATGACTTCAATCAATTTCTCAAAGAGGAAAGGGAAAATGAGAGTCGGCCAAAATCTCCTTGATGAAGAGGTGAGAGGGAAAACTCCAAACCCACTGACGAGAAGAGAACTGCTGAGCCAGGTAGCTAGCCTGTATGACCCAATAGGCCTCGTCACACCTGCCAAACAAAAGGGTGCCATTCTTGTCAGAAAGGCGTTTCAGGAAGCTGGAGGCAAAACTCTGAACCGAGACACTTGGGACAAACCTTTGTCTGAAAATTTGAGGGAAGAAGCCATCCAATTCTTTGAGGAATACACACGTCTTGGCCAAATCACCTTTCACAGAAGCCTCACACCAGCCAACTGGATTGGAAAACCATGGGGAATAACATTCTCTGATGGAAGTGACAAGAGCTATGGAGCCGTAGTGTACTTAAGATGGGAGACCCAGCAAGGCATCAAAGTCAGACTGGTTGAATCCAAAGCAAAGCTCACACCATTGGACCAAAAGGGAGAACCAGTAAAAGCTGAAATCTGCGGTGCTGTCTATGCAGCACGACTTCGAAA AGTTGGAGAGATCCAGAAATCCACATCCATAGAAGACTGGTGGTGGATCCCAGGAAGCCTGAACAGTGCTGACATCATAACAAGAGGGGCAGCCCCAGAAGACCTCCAGGAATATTCCATGTGGCAGGATGGACCAGCATTCCTGAGGAAACCTGTGAAAGAGTGGCCACATAAGTCAGCCAAAGAAATCGCTGCGTATGCCAAGGAAGGTATAAACAAACTTCGAAGGAAAGCTTTCTCGGCAGCACTGACCAGAGCGCAGGTCAAGAGAAACCAGAGTGATGCACAGCAAAATAACCCAGATGAACCCAAGACTCGGATCCGAAGATCACCAGCCGGCTCTGCGGTAACAAAACTGATTGACATCAGGAAATTCAGCAATCTGACCAGGCTGATCCGAGTCATTGCCTGGGTTTGGAGAGCCGCAACGAGATGGAAAGAAATGTTAACCAAGAATTCAGCCTCAGATAAACCAAAGTGGGAGGACGCTCTTTCAACAAACTGGAGGTACAGAGCCAAACAAGCTGTACTCACTGTCGGGGAGTGTGAGGATGCACTAAGAGACTTGTTCCTTGCAGCTCAAGAAGGTATAACCTTTCAAGATACCACTCTCAACAGACTCGCTGtttacagagataaagagactgGGCTCTTAGTTTGTGGAGGAAGGTTCCAGATCTTTGATGAGGAGGAAACTGCCGTACCAATTCTACCATATGAGGCATGGATATCCACTCTCCTAGCTCAAGAGGCCCATGGTGCAAATCATGAAGAAATAGCAGGCACACTCCTCCGGATGAGGAAGAAAGCCTGGGTGATAAAAGGCCGGAAGCTGGCTAAAAAGAGAGTTGACAATTGTGTGGTGTGCAGAAAGGCCAGGGCCAGAAAGTGCCAACAGATCATGAGTGACCTTCCATCCGAGCGGATAACACCAGCCAGACCATTTGAGTACACAACAGTGGACTTATTTGGACCGTATGAAGTCAAGGACGAGGTGAAAAAGAAAACCAAGCTCAAGGTGTGGGGTATTGTCTTCTGTTGCATGGTATCCAGAGCTATGCACACAGATGTTGTCAGTGACCAGTCGACGGAAGGCTTCCTACTGGCTTACCAAAGATTCACGGCACTGAGAGGGCACCCAAAGAAATTGTGGTCAGATCCTGGAAAGAACTTTGTGGGTGCCAGACCTGCCCTCAAAGAACTCTACATCTTCTTGGATCAACTAGATAAATCTGAGCTTGAAAATGAAGCTTCCAAGCATGGGACAGAATGGAGCTGGAAAATCCACCCAGCAGACTCCCCTCACAGGAATGGAGCTGCAGAAGCAGCTGTTCGTACTGTGAAGCGGGCTTTGCACAACCTGGGAGGAGAAGGACTCTTCACATGGACTGAGTTTCAAACATTTCTCTACACGGCTGCTAACCTTGCCAATGAGAGGCCCATAGATGCAAGAACTCAAAGCCGGGAGGACTGCATAGAATACATCAGCCCAAATTCCCTTCTGCTTGGACGGATTGGACCCAGAGGAGATCTTGGATGCTTTGATTTTGAAAGGTACCCATACAAAAGATTGAGAGCTATCCAAACAGAAGTTGACCGGTTCTGGAGGAAGtggagtcagttagctgggcccaaTCTATTCGTGAGGAGTAAATGGCACACAACACATAGGAATGTGGCTGTTGGAgatgttgtctggctggctgaccaAAATGCCTGGAGGGGTCACTACAAACTAGCCAGAGTCATCAGTGTCAACATTGACAAGAAGGGCATCGTCAGAGATGTGCATGTCAGAACTTTTCCCAGCTACCCAGTCCCAACTGTGAAGCCTGCTCAAGAGAAGTCAAAGACACTCTCAACTAAAATACCTGCTACAGTTCTTCATAGGGATGTCAGACGCATCATTGTTATACTTCCTGTTGAAGAAGGAAGAGCCTGA